The sequence AAGCGCGAGTAAGAAGGAGTTGAAAGTATGAGAAATGAGGGAAGTCTAGACACGGCTTATTATTCTTACTATATAGATGATGAATTTTATGATCAACTTACACAAGATATTGAAAGTTTTTATGGTGATTTTAAGCCCTTACAAGATCGGAGCATAGAGGATGAATGCAGGAGGTTGATCTACAAAGAGGCCCGATTGCTTGACGAGTTGAAGTTAGATGAAGTGTTGGACCTATATAGCAATCAATGTTTATATTGGATTCCGATTACACCTGGGGGTGGTGACCCAAGGAAAGAAGTATCCCACGCTTTTGATGATCGAAGACGGTTAGAAGACCGGATTTACAGATTGAAAACAGGCTATGCCCATTCCCAGATTCCGATGTCAAGAACGCGTAGAATGCTGACCAATATCGAATTTTCACAAGGAAATCACGTTAATGAGGTGCGAGTCCGTGCTAATTTTATCCTCTATGAGTTACGGACAGGAACCGTAAGAAGCTATGCAGGATGGTACGGATATAA is a genomic window of Niallia sp. XMNu-256 containing:
- a CDS encoding aromatic-ring-hydroxylating dioxygenase subunit beta, with translation MRNEGSLDTAYYSYYIDDEFYDQLTQDIESFYGDFKPLQDRSIEDECRRLIYKEARLLDELKLDEVLDLYSNQCLYWIPITPGGGDPRKEVSHAFDDRRRLEDRIYRLKTGYAHSQIPMSRTRRMLTNIEFSQGNHVNEVRVRANFILYELRTGTVRSYAGWYGYKVIKENQEWKKVDLKMVNLIDCDQGHENLTFML